Genomic segment of Myxococcus stipitatus:
AGTGTGGCCCCCCACTTGCTAGCGTCCGGCTACCCATGCGCCACATATTCGTCGTGCTCCTGCTCACCGCATCGACCGCCCTGGGGCAGACCGTGTCCTTCACGGGTGCGGCCATCCAGAATGGCGAAGTCACAGTCTCCCTGGCCAACTGCGAGAAGCTCAATCCAGTCACCTGGACGAGGACGGGGACGTTGCTGTGTTCCTCCCTCACCTTCTTCCTGACCGAGGGGAGCTGCACGGACAAGCCGGATGCGGCGGGCAACTTCGAGGTCGACGAGATCGGCCAGAACGACACCACGGCGAGCGGCACGATCAACCTCCAGATGAGCAAGGCGCTCAACGCGAAGGGCGAGACGTGTGAGGCGCAGAAAGCGAACCGGACCTACAAGCTCTGCGCTTCGACGACCCGGCAGACCAACCTGGGGCAGTGCGACTCCACCCTGGTGAGCATCGGGAACAGCGTCAGCTTCATCCTGGACCCGGTCGCGCCCAATGCCCCGGAGGCTCCGGCGGTCACGGGCCTGGACAGCGCGCTCAGCGTCAGTGTGACGACGACCAGCGACATGGCTCGGCTGAAGGTGGAGGTGGTGGAGGTGACGCAGGGCGACGATGGCGGCAGCGGCACGCCGGGGGCGGTGGTGCGCTCCAAGGAGCAGGTGACGCCGAACAACGTGTTCCGCATGGATGGGCTGGAGAACGGCAAGACGTACGGCGTTCGGGCCATCGCCTTCGACAAGGCGGGCAACGAGAGCCCCGCCTCGGCGCTCGCGACGGGCGCGCCCATTGCCAGCAATGGTTTCTTCGATGAATACGTCGACGCGGGTGGCCAGGAGACGGGTGGCTGCGGCGCGGGCGGTGGTGGGCTTGCTGTGGGCGCCGCGATGGCGGCTCTGGGGTTCTGGCTGACGTCCAGGAGGAAGCAGTCATGAGTCGGGCATGGGCGCTGGGTGTGGCCATGGTGGTCGCCGGGTCGCCGGCGTTGGCGCAGGACGTCGTGAGCGAAGTGGAGGCCGAGGACTTCTCCTCGCCGCGTTCAGGTGGAGTCGTCTTCCGGCTGGGTGGCTACAAGCCGCGCGTGGACTCGGAGAAGGGGCTCACCGAGGGGCGGACTCCGTACAAGGACACCTTCGGCGATTCCTCGCTGCTGCTCGCCGAGGTGGAGCTCCAGCACTTCTTCTACCAAGGCATCGGCACCGCGGGCCTGGGTGTGTCGGCGGGCTACGGTGAGAAGTACGCGAACGCCAAGCTGGAGGAGGGCGGTGATGCGGCGGAGAAGACGGCGCTGAAGGTGATTCCGCTGGGCCTCAATGCCTTCTACAAGTTCGACTACGCGGCCTTCGAGTGGGGCATCCCGCTAGTGCCATACGGCAAGCTGGGCCTCATCTACACGCCGTGGTGGGTGACGAAGGGCGACGACACCGAGGTCTCCCAAGGTCGCAAGGGCAGCGGCGGCAAGTGGGGCTGGGGCGCGACGGCCGGAGTGTCCTTCCTGCTGGACGTGCTGCAGCCGCGCTTCGCGCGCGACTTCGACTCGGGGCTGGGCGTCAACCACAGCTACCTGTTCGCCGAGTACACCTACGCGGATGTGGACAATTTCGGCGGGAAGGGCCTGGTGCTCTCCAGCCGGCGCTGGATGTTTGGACTCGCGCTGGACTATTAGCGGTGAATGCCGCTTGTCCCGCGCTCTGTCCGTTCCTCCGCCGCGCTCCTTGTCTTGATGGCCGCCGTGGGCCCCTGGGCCTCCGGCTGCCGGCGCGCCATTCGCGCGGAGATGGGCGAAGACCGCGTGGTGGAGGCGGGTGTTCCCGTCGAGCTGGGCTCGCGTGAGGAGGGGGCTCCGGTCCTCTCCTGGGAGCCCGGCGACGGGACGCCGTCCGTGCAGAGCCCTCGGCTGTCGCATGCGTTCGCGCGCCCGGGTGTGTACTCGGTGCGTGCGCTGCATGAGGGCCAGGAAGTCGGGCGCGTGCAGCTCACCGTCGTGCCGCGTCCACTCCTGAGGGCGGTGCCCGCGGAGGCGCAGACGGTGCTGTGGATGCCCACGCTGCGGGGCAACATGGAAGCGCTGGTGGATTTCTACGAGCGGCTCGTGGGCCCGGAGGAATCCGAGAACGCGCTCCGAGACGCTCCGCTGGTGGCGCTGGTGCTGGAGAGCCTGGCGCAGAGCTCCGGGGTCGTGGACCCGGAGGAAGGCTTTGGTCTCTTCCTGCTGCCCGCGTTCGATGGCGTGGTCGCGCTGCTCGGTGTGACGGAGCCCGAGGCCGCGA
This window contains:
- a CDS encoding MXAN_2561 family MXYO-CTERM-anchored protein; the encoded protein is MRHIFVVLLLTASTALGQTVSFTGAAIQNGEVTVSLANCEKLNPVTWTRTGTLLCSSLTFFLTEGSCTDKPDAAGNFEVDEIGQNDTTASGTINLQMSKALNAKGETCEAQKANRTYKLCASTTRQTNLGQCDSTLVSIGNSVSFILDPVAPNAPEAPAVTGLDSALSVSVTTTSDMARLKVEVVEVTQGDDGGSGTPGAVVRSKEQVTPNNVFRMDGLENGKTYGVRAIAFDKAGNESPASALATGAPIASNGFFDEYVDAGGQETGGCGAGGGGLAVGAAMAALGFWLTSRRKQS
- a CDS encoding MXAN_2562 family outer membrane beta-barrel protein — translated: MSRAWALGVAMVVAGSPALAQDVVSEVEAEDFSSPRSGGVVFRLGGYKPRVDSEKGLTEGRTPYKDTFGDSSLLLAEVELQHFFYQGIGTAGLGVSAGYGEKYANAKLEEGGDAAEKTALKVIPLGLNAFYKFDYAAFEWGIPLVPYGKLGLIYTPWWVTKGDDTEVSQGRKGSGGKWGWGATAGVSFLLDVLQPRFARDFDSGLGVNHSYLFAEYTYADVDNFGGKGLVLSSRRWMFGLALDY